In Nitrospirota bacterium, a genomic segment contains:
- a CDS encoding DUF2905 domain-containing protein yields MTDGLESIGKALLVAGVLFLVLGGLFILAGKVPWLGRLPGDILIKRKHFTFYFPLATGIVLSILLTLILWLLSRR; encoded by the coding sequence ATGACCGACGGGCTTGAGAGCATAGGCAAGGCCCTTCTCGTCGCCGGGGTCCTGTTTCTCGTCCTGGGGGGGCTTTTCATCCTCGCGGGGAAGGTCCCCTGGCTGGGCCGTCTCCCGGGGGACATCCTCATCAAGAGAAAGCATTTCACCTTCTATTTCCCCCTGGCCACTGGCATCGTCCTGAGCATTCTGCTGACCCTGATACTCTGGCTGCTGAGCAGGCGCTGA